The genomic window GGCCAGGTGACGACTTCAGGTGCGTCATGACAGCTGACAACGACGTGCAGTGCCTGAGTGAATTCTGTGACCTATCACCGTTTCCGGGCACCACTTCAGACAGTGAGCAACTTCATTGGTGCAGATGACGACGTAGCTATTTCTGACTGTATCGACGCGAAGATCATGGCTGCCGCTGCTGGTGCCACGGAAGTGTACCCGTGTAGTTATGAATACGCTAATTACTTCGCTGCCGCCGCTAACCAACCTCTTGCTGtgctacaaagcttgcatcagcCTTCTGCATCAATCAACGCCGTTGTGGCCAAAGGAGCTGAATtcgcttatttgaaaagcttcaatgatatCGAGAATGATTGGAACTTGACGCTGCGCAACaagcaagacaagtttacggACTATTTCTATGCATAATGAAGTGCGGCAACTTGCAGTTCACACCTTGTTCTTCATTGAACTGCGAGCCAATCAATATCTTGGCACTTGTAACAATTTCAGATTCCCGAAATGCTTTAACTTAGGCCttaaatatgtatatgttgtatTTCAAACTATCGATATATTCGGGATTGACAGTAGTTGAAGTGCTAAGAGGCTCTACATAAAGCTGTATTCCAGCGCATGATTTAAAATGAGAAGATAATTACATTCTGTCAACCTTCTAAAAAAATCTGAGTCATTCGGCTATGAAAGGGGGTGATCAGTGGAGCTGACAAGAGCACTCCCATCTCTGCTTTCATTGGCATTCTTCAAAAGTGTGCTGCTCCTAGGGCATTTCACCCACACATGTGACATCATGTTATGTGATGTCCATATGACGTGATAATGGCCCATATCTTGGCTATCTGTTATGCCATCTATGATCATGCGACTTTATGCATCATTCGTGTTGACACCAATGCAACTATGCTAATAGTTGCTTTTCATGTCTCATAAAGCTTTTCTTTTAAAGAGACCCTGAAACAGTCTTCATGGTTTTAAGCTTTCTGAGTCAAATATGTAATTTATTACAAAATTTCGAACATGCAAAACGGTACAGATTCCAGTGGCTCAACCAAACAAGCTTTGAATTTCCCACCCCCTTTATATGTATCATTGCTCGATGTTACATATTAACAGACTGGATCGAATATGTCCAATCTACGTCCCTGAGTCTTTCAGGCAGTAAGTGTCATGTGCATGTGGTACAACCTAGTCCATGTTTACATGACCTGCGCGACATCGTTTATATCGATATTTCTTTTCTCGGACACCATTAAAGCTGCCAGCTCATATGTGTGTCGCAAGTCTAGTAACTGGTGACATATTCCTGCAGCATCATGAAAGGGATCCGAGACAAACGGCGAGCAGAATTGCTACAGTTTGTTGGTGATGTGTCCACTGGACTTTCGCTATCCGATCAATGCCAGGATCCACGAGTCTGCGGCTGTAACTTGAACCCTGATGACTGAATCCAGGAAATTATGCTTATCGTCGATTGTTCTCAAATAGTTTTTGTTTGCACGCACGTTTTTGCAGATCGTTGCcatacagaaaaataaaagaacagcCAATAGCGTTGTGGCACCTGTAGAGCAGGTCTCGACCACTCCGTACGCTTTGTCTTCTTTGCATTACGGTGCACTACTAGGCACACTCGACAGGGCTCAACTCATCGAGTGTGCTGACGCTGCTAGCAACAGCTGGATTTTCTATGAATTGAGGGGGCAAAGCAGTGATAAAAAGGAGAGTATAAATATTGTGACGTCTCGGATATAACAATGTTATTTGCTTGAGAACTCTGGAGCAAACAGACGCCACGGACACGATGAAAAAGTGCACACATTTGAAGTCAGTGATGACGATATCAAAAAAggtttgtatgtttgtttgtttgttgcctaAGAGATCCTGACAATTACAATAATGCATaaatgaggaagaagtgcagaatagatGCCTAGAATATATACGCACTTCTAGAAATTAGAAATCTCTGAAACGAAGGTGCTATTCATGTATAACTGCCTCTGATATGTACTTGCATTCTGAGCCTTCTTCCTCTATCCATCCACCTCTCAGTAAATCGAGTTCCTCTTAAAGAAAACATTTTCCTGGTCTTCTCAGGTTCAATTTAATGAGAATCCACTTGCATTGCCCCTAGCTGCCTTGGTACACGGCACGTCGGTTAACTTGCGATGTGAATGATTTGATGACGGTGTAGCCTAGACGCTGTCATAACTACCATAAACTGTTTCAGATACCTTTTAATAAATGGTTACCGATCGTCCTgatttgtagcttttttttttagctagCACATATGCTAAAAAAAAGTGCTAGAGCAGGACAAAGACGCTAGAACATTGCCAGAACAAGACACCTTCACCCTGTGCTGCAACGCTTATTCATTCAAAATTGGTATGCACCAACCATCCCAATTCAGGACGCTCATGATAAAAAGCCCACCATGGCCCCCTGACAGGTTGGGAATGGAGCAGCTCCAACTAGTCGTTgagaaccagggacttctcaacAGCAGCAGCGACCAAGGTCGTCGAGCTGGCTGCGGCACTGGCACCATTGTCATCGGCTGTGGATGGCCCCGGTCCGGCCGAAAGCAGTTCATCgtcctcttcctcttcttcttcttcgtcctgGTAGGGGCTGACGGATGGATCCGGGTAGTGGAACGTCGAGCGCGACAGGTCCACCTCTATGGGGAAGATGCAGCTGTCCTTCATGACCCCGTGGCAGTCGTTGTGGTACTGGGACAGAGCGGCTATCAGCCTCTGCAGCTGGAACACTATGTCCTGCACTGTGGATGTGGAGAAAGAGGGACCGCAACAGCTTTTACTCTGATACAGTCAAACCTGAATTCATTGAAGCCGGGCATAAACAGTCTCTCCGAAACGGTTGTAATGTTCCTGTTTGCAGCAACTGTAACGTTTTTCTTTTCAACTATGACCTAACTTGAGGCAAATGGTTTTTGTGGAGACCCCCAAAATGAGGGAACGGTTGCCTCCTTTCCCGTTTTTCACCCTTCCGCCACCTAACATGTCTccacagaactcatttgcattacttgtgtccatgtgcttcgagttATTGAAGAATTTGCCCTTGCGCTACCAATGATTACCTTCCTGGTTAGTTCAATCGGTACAGCGACAATCCCCCGGAAAAGCGTTGGCCCAGGATTCGATCACCAAACTAGGACGAATTTTTCGGTGacaaacaagctttttttttttttttttggagaaatCTGTATGGTTGTGGCTTCATGCCACAGACTGGTTGTTGTCTAATTTCCCTTTTTTATCAGCTAACTTGCTCAGAAAACGCTCTTACAATTGTATTACACAAACTACCAAACCTGTGATCACTACTGTGGCTCTGGTGTAGGATCGTgtaagtgtctttttttttttttttttcataatgttCCCTTGCCCTCTAAATGTCACTCGAGTGCAAGTTTTTAATCGTGCTAACGTTTGCCAACACCTCGAGGCAGGGCAAATGTCAGCACAACAAAGCAGCTAGCACCGCGGGCGAATCCAAGACAGCAAGCAAATGTTATGAAAGAAAGACGTTTACACAAACTTTACAAATCTTTTTAGAATCGGTGCATTTGCCTACCATGCTTCTGGTCAAGCAGCTCTAGCTTGACAAGCACGTCAGAGCGCAGCTTGGCAAAGCGCACGCGGGCGTCCTGACGGCAGCGTAGAATCAAGCGGTACTCGTAGTTGCCCGTCTCCACCCGGTAAAGTGGTTCCTGCAGCGCCTGGTAGGCGTACTCTTCGTCGTCCATCTCCTTGACCTTCAAGCAGTACGACTGTGAACAGTACAATGAGGAGAAAGAAACGAATCAATGACTCCACACATCAACATCCCGTTCAGCTCAATTTAAGATTGGGCCAGTTGGAAATCCCTCTTCGATGAATGGCGCAGAAGCAGACAACAGACATAGAGAGAACAAACACAAGAGCTTACCTCACACTGGGGATTGACCAACCTGGtgattctttttttcttaaaagTAAAGCTCCTTAGGCCCACACCCTGCCGTCACTCTCAAAGCTCGTCATCGCATCATCACTCCCCACTTCACGTTTCTAGAACCAAGTTAGCTTTGCAACTTGCAATAGATGCTTGCTCTCTGGAGTGGATGCGACAGCTAATGCAAGAACTAGCGAATCTGCAGTTCCATATTTCACCATACCTCACATGTTCACAAATCACGCACACAGAGAAAGCGAACACTGAGAAATGCCCAACGTGTTCCAAGCGGCTACTCCTTGTGCGTCTCAGCTCGGTCTAGCATGAGCGTTGTTCTCACGTTCACGTGTCAGCCCCATGTGCCGCCTTGGGAGCGGAGCTGGGAAACTTAACTGCTTATAAAAACACTGCCCCGCCCTACTGCCAtcatgaaagccagcagcgaAATCGGACGCAAAGTCATTTGCGCCCTATTTCTAAAACGCTTCGCTTTCGTATTCACACGCAAAATAACTGCTATTTTTTCTTTCGGCACTTACGTATTGTCACTATTGTTACATCCATCCGATAAGGGTTCTCTGCTTTTAACTTGTTAACAAATTTCCTGCGAACGTGCACGTGATGAGAGTGGGCTAATATATTAGTGTGTTTTCAATAAACCCTCAGCTGGAGGTTAGCACGTGCCCTTGTTCCCTTCTTTGTCTATTGTCTGCTCCTGAGCTGTTGAAGATTTGTTCAGCACTGAAACATGCTCATTAAAGAGGTAATGTTGCAGTACATTAGACTCGTATTCTGATATCGGGGGCAATAAGCTGACAACCAGACTGAGGCATGCTCGAATTTTAGTGAGGTTGACTGATTCCCCCCAATGCTGCTGATTGCTGGCATCCTGGTTGGTTCCACTCGGCCAAGTGATCTCTACGGATAAGTGTTTTGTCCCAGTTTCCATCCCTGACTAGAACAGATTTTTTCTTAAACTAAAAAGCTTTGGTTTCTGAGAAATTTGTATGGGTCTTTCAGTATGTTTATGCTACAAGTCGATGGTTGTCAATTTTCTTTTTCCCAATACCCTATAGCATGCCACTCTATGAAACACGACATAAGGCAGTAGGCTAGTAATAGGGAAGGGCTATAGGAGGCGATAACGAACTATGTTGTGAAAATAAACCACTCCTCAATTATCATACTCCACCAGGCGATCCATTTATGCTTTCCTAAATATCTGGAACGTCATTGTGGGTAAACAGTGTACACAAGACATAAGGTATTTTATAGGAGGTCAAATTGTGTCAGCCACTGACCAGGTATTCAAACTTCGCGTCTGCATACTTCTTGATGGTCAATTTGGTGTCCGGTACAGCCTTGTTCAGGTACGTGTTCAGGTCACTCAGCATCTGtgaaagaaggaaaagtgggtacGAGAATGATCAACAGAGCGATAATAATAACATGAATATGCTACAAGAAGAGGTTTGTGACATATGAAGTTTTCCCGAATTATGGGTGCATAGCATAGTGTTTAAGACACCGGCTCTCGGAATATGGGAGCACAAGTTCAAATCCAGCCCAGCCGAAAAAATTCATTtggtttattcatttatttcctGGAGACTTATTATAACGCACTAGTAGTTTCTCCACCACTCACTGGGGATTCTATTTTTATTGTTTCAAAGTACACTACTTCTCCTCAAGAGACACCCTAGTGTCACTTGGGAACTTAAGGTACAAAATTAAATAGGTGTGCCATTCACAGCTCTCACATAAAGCGTATTGTGAAATAGCCACTCTCCTAGTGTTATTAAATGGGCATCACACATGTTGTGGGGTCATGCTGGTTTGAACCACTAACGAACGGCAAGTTGTACTTTCTTCAGCTACCAATTTCTTTATTCTCCTAATGCCTCAATTCAAGGAGACAGTTCACTACATATGCCTCAGTGTCAGCTGTATTTCCATAGTTGACACCAAAGGCATTCATATTATTGCACTTTCTTAAAGAGGCCACTATGGATCGATTTCTCCCGAAACAAATCGTGACATCACCACAACTGTTGAAGTAGCACTCACGGGTCGCACAGTCTTGAGCAGTTTGATGCCGTACTTCTCAATGCTTCGGTGAGCCTCGCCAAAATGCGTGAAGGCTTCACTGGCTCTGGGCTGGGGCTCACGAACTCCGATCTCGGCAAAAACGTCACCGAATGCTGCAAAAAGCCGATGAGGTGAACTTTAGACTGATCCACTGCTAGAGAACATGAATGAAGGTTTTAAATACTAATACTGGTTATTCATTACACACTCGTGATTAATTCAGCATGGGTTCAAGTTGACGGCCTAAAGAGGAGAGATACAGTAAGTGCAAAATTTTACATCAACAAGCCCAACACATTTTTAAGGGCGATACTGACTAAACTGCAGACTTAAAAGAACACACATGTATCCCTACTGAGCACAACAGCCAACACCACAGCAAACGTGATTGTAATAAATGCAGCATTTAACTTTGTTAAACCCAATACGGTCATGTAGAAAAGTGTTTACAAGCATCTGGACCCATATCGGCATGCTTGTACGGATCTATGCAAAAATTACATGCATAAACTTATAGCCAGGAAATCAATTTATACATCTGTTTAACAACATATCAGGTTGGCACACAGAAGGTAACTAAGCACCTATTTAAGACATCCATTTGAGTCAATATGAGATCAGCATACGAAACAAAAAAGCACATTTAAATCTGTGCTCGATTACAGAACATGGCAGACCAACTACTATGTAAGAGCCTGCAATGTAGACGATGGCTAGCAAGCATGATATCTCAGCATCACTCACTGCGATAAACGTGGCACATGTCAAAGTAGGccttgagcatgttgtgggtgtGCTCCATGAGGCCCTTGTAGATCTGCTCGTTCCTCGACAGCTCCTCCAGCTTCTTCACCAGGCTGTCTGCGTGAGCGCCGTGGAGACAATAGTTACATTGTTCGCTCTCGTTCATTTACACTATTACGGTCGATTCTATAACAGAAACGATCGATTCCCCTTTGTTCAGCATTTACCTTTCTTCATTCATAAAAGCAGATTATGGACTTAAGCTTATTCGATACATTCCATGCTATATGTTGGTTTTTTTGTAACGCCTGTGGAAAAAAATGAGCAGGTTTAGGCACATCTTATTGACTGCGCTCTTGTGGCTCGCACAAAGATTTCTTATACACTATCACACGGTCTCACTTTCGCGAAACAGAGGCTCACATTTAGTCAAACAGATGCTTTGAAAATATTACATgccgtgctgttttttttttaatatctgaGATTTTACGTCGCAAACCACGACATGACTGTGAGCGTCCCTGTGGTGGAGGGCTCGGCAAACTTCAACCATCCGGTGCACTTACACGTGCAGTGATACCGCACAGTTCATGGGTTTTACCATTGTGCCTCCACTGAAATGCAACTGCTGCAGTCGGAATCGAAGCCCCGACCTTcagagtcagcagccgagcaacgtAACCACTGATCGAGCGCGGCGAACCATGTACTTTTTCAAAGTTCTCGCGGGGGGATAAGagttcattaactcttatcccccgCGACAATAAAGTGCCCGATTTCAGCACAACAGCATGATAAAGTACAGCTAACAGCGGGTACTAAATTCAGCTGAAGAGCACGGTGGCTGAAGGTCATCCAAAGGTTGCACAAAAGGCTCGAAAATATTTCCGACCACATGCGCTTCCACATACTAAGCGCAGGACATAATAGATTAGCATTTTTGTGTTCTCTTCCCATTAAAATGCAGTTGGCacagctgggaatcgaacccgcaactttCGGTTCATGAGTACAATGCCACAGCCAACAGACAACTGTTTCGCATAACATTATCAGCATCGCTCACTCACTATAAACTCTATCAAGCACCTGATCAGAACGCTACAACACAACAATAAAAATCCTCAGTAACAGATATGTCAAATACATGCTTCAATATGCTTGTCACATTGTATAAAATAAAGCCAAAATATAAGGACTCATGCACACATGAGTTGATTCGAAAAAACATATCGTCACTAAGTTTACCAAGTGTGAACAACTGGAATGAGAAACTAGAATTAGTTCTATAAATTTGGCAAGATCAATGTGCTAAGTTATGAAGTATGCCAATCCTGCCGAAGAGGGCCAAAATGGGCTTTTAGCACAAGGCTAGGTGTTCATCGTATAAAGATGAGGGGCTCACAGAAACCGATGGTAACTGTGGTTCCAAGCAATGATTGAAGGAACTAAATCGAAAGTCTACTCATTCAGACTGGCCTATGAGTGATTCCAGATAAGTAAAATTTTGGAAAGTATGAGTGCCAGTGAGGTTGGCTAAGTATAATTTCGATGACCAAGTTCGAGTAGTGTCAAATCAAAACTATTTTTCGTCAGCGAGTCTGAGCGAATAGCCTTTATCTACTGTCCAAACTTACGCTTGCACCTAGCACATTTTCTATTAGAAATGAGAAATGGGCAACACTAGTCGTTGTCAGTATTTATATAGTATCTAAAAGAATTCAAGAATTTCGAGGTGCCCTGCATCACAAATACAGTACAAGCACTAGTGTTTATCGGctcatttatctgcgatgaaacttacacgtacccaacccgcctcccgtgtctttgcattTTAAAGGAGCATTcactcgagtaaaggctacaccgagtCTTGCtttaaaccgttcttccagcaacTGCGTCAACGCCCGTTTCAGCTGGGTCAACAACGTGCGCACCGttgctgcttcacatcccatcagggtttcctTCGAGGAGATAGTCCATACTTTATTTCTGAGCATCTTCGCCATACAACTGAATTAGGTTACAAAAAGGGTGAGGACAAATGCGTGCCCACAAGGCACATGCCCACTAAACAATCTTTTGCAACTTCGTTCCATCATAGGACACTGATAGAAAAGTTGCCATTCCACATCATAGTTAAAAATCAGGCAGCTGTACACTCCAGCAATGTCAAATGCAGGCTTTATTGAAGCTCTGCACATATTATACGACTACTGCATTTCTCCAAGTGGAATGCCA from Rhipicephalus microplus isolate Deutch F79 chromosome 7, USDA_Rmic, whole genome shotgun sequence includes these protein-coding regions:
- the PICK1 gene encoding protein interacting with PRKCA 1 isoform X2, translated to MSDVACGYQLVPQEDPDDSPDTFYFTMEDRMGMTVTSGSVVIQKDESNLIGISIGGGAPLCPCLYVVQVFDNTPAARDGTLQSGDEIVGVNGTAVKGKTKVEVAKMIQSVKKEVTINYNKLHADPKQGKTLDIVLKKAKHRIVENMSSTTADALGLSRAILCNDSLVKKLEELSRNEQIYKGLMEHTHNMLKAYFDMCHVYRTFGDVFAEIGVREPQPRASEAFTHFGEAHRSIEKYGIKLLKTVRPMLSDLNTYLNKAVPDTKLTIKKYADAKFEYLSYCLKVKEMDDEEYAYQALQEPLYRVETGNYEYRLILRCRQDARVRFAKLRSDVLVKLELLDQKHVQDIVFQLQRLIAALSQYHNDCHGVMKDSCIFPIEVDLSRSTFHYPDPSVSPYQDEEEEEEEDDELLSAGPGPSTADDNGASAAASSTTLVAAAVEKSLVLND
- the PICK1 gene encoding protein interacting with PRKCA 1 isoform X4; this encodes MLDLEENCYFEEDKMGMTVTSGSVVIQKDESNLIGISIGGGAPLCPCLYVVQVFDNTPAARDGTLQSGDEIVGVNGTAVKGKTKVEVAKMIQSVKKEVTINYNKLHADPKQGKTLDIVLKKAKHRIVENMSSTTADALGLSRAILCNDSLVKKLEELSRNEQIYKGLMEHTHNMLKAYFDMCHVYRTFGDVFAEIGVREPQPRASEAFTHFGEAHRSIEKYGIKLLKTVRPMLSDLNTYLNKAVPDTKLTIKKYADAKFEYLSYCLKVKEMDDEEYAYQALQEPLYRVETGNYEYRLILRCRQDARVRFAKLRSDVLVKLELLDQKHVQDIVFQLQRLIAALSQYHNDCHGVMKDSCIFPIEVDLSRSTFHYPDPSVSPYQDEEEEEEEDDELLSAGPGPSTADDNGASAAASSTTLVAAAVEKSLVLND
- the PICK1 gene encoding protein interacting with PRKCA 1 isoform X3, encoding MLDLEENCYFEEDKMGMTVTSGSVVIQKDESNLIGISIGGGAPLCPCLYVVQVFDNTPAARDGTLQSGDEIVGVNGTAVKGKTKVEVAKMIQSVKQKEVTINYNKLHADPKQGKTLDIVLKKAKHRIVENMSSTTADALGLSRAILCNDSLVKKLEELSRNEQIYKGLMEHTHNMLKAYFDMCHVYRTFGDVFAEIGVREPQPRASEAFTHFGEAHRSIEKYGIKLLKTVRPMLSDLNTYLNKAVPDTKLTIKKYADAKFEYLSYCLKVKEMDDEEYAYQALQEPLYRVETGNYEYRLILRCRQDARVRFAKLRSDVLVKLELLDQKHVQDIVFQLQRLIAALSQYHNDCHGVMKDSCIFPIEVDLSRSTFHYPDPSVSPYQDEEEEEEEDDELLSAGPGPSTADDNGASAAASSTTLVAAAVEKSLVLND
- the PICK1 gene encoding protein interacting with PRKCA 1 isoform X1, which codes for MSDVACGYQLVPQEDPDDSPDTFYFTMEDRMGMTVTSGSVVIQKDESNLIGISIGGGAPLCPCLYVVQVFDNTPAARDGTLQSGDEIVGVNGTAVKGKTKVEVAKMIQSVKQKEVTINYNKLHADPKQGKTLDIVLKKAKHRIVENMSSTTADALGLSRAILCNDSLVKKLEELSRNEQIYKGLMEHTHNMLKAYFDMCHVYRTFGDVFAEIGVREPQPRASEAFTHFGEAHRSIEKYGIKLLKTVRPMLSDLNTYLNKAVPDTKLTIKKYADAKFEYLSYCLKVKEMDDEEYAYQALQEPLYRVETGNYEYRLILRCRQDARVRFAKLRSDVLVKLELLDQKHVQDIVFQLQRLIAALSQYHNDCHGVMKDSCIFPIEVDLSRSTFHYPDPSVSPYQDEEEEEEEDDELLSAGPGPSTADDNGASAAASSTTLVAAAVEKSLVLND